In one window of Henckelia pumila isolate YLH828 chromosome 1, ASM3356847v2, whole genome shotgun sequence DNA:
- the LOC140873855 gene encoding uncharacterized mitochondrial protein AtMg00860-like, with translation MVKNKYPLPRIYDLFDHLQGTSIYSKIDLWSGYHQLRVRDEDISKTAFCTRVDEHVFHLITVLQILRERQLYAKLSKFEFWIDRVIFLGHVISRDGVSVDPSKTESILNWSRPTTVSEIRSFLGMAGYYRRFVENFS, from the exons atggtgaagaataagtatccccTTCCGCGGATATATGATCTTTTCGATCatttacagggtacttctatctattcgaagatcgatctatggtcggGATATCACCAGTTGAGGGTTAGAGATGAGGATATATCTAAGACAGCATTTTGTACGCG cGTTGACGAGCACGTTTTCCATCTCATTACAGTATTGCAGATACTTAGAGAGAGACAGTTATATGCTAAGTTGAGCAAATTTGAATTCTGGATTGATCGagtcatttttcttggtcatgtgatttcacgaGACGGTGTTtccgttgatcctagtaagacggAATCCATTTTgaactggtcgcgtccgacgacagtttcagagattcgtagttttcttgGGATGGCAGGTTACTACCGGAGATTTGTGGAGAACTTTTCTTAG